From the Acidilutibacter cellobiosedens genome, one window contains:
- a CDS encoding glucosaminidase domain-containing protein, whose translation MEVKNNKVNYHLLILLVMLFVLALWMIIPKVLADSSVKLVVDGHNITDVVPVIKNDRTIVPIRTVAEQLGAEVKWNNDDRTVQIIKGDRSVLLRIDSRLTQYEINKEKIYNLSDVSPCIIKNHTYVPLRLISNALNVKIDWNDSERTIYVDSSQTSNITSFFDMKISSLKSGQVITGTTDLQAVFPTLQKGAAEIKYLLINPDTAKGFIIARGENLTDKYKWMPSIQDNGEKILVAAIYDANGEFLAGDSIPVQVSIAPQVSLTGLVQNQVITEDKIQLNTGLNFSAAYVKYEIKNKDKGKVYTSPELDPQGIFNKTLMVEDNGNVSVKVTAYDINDNPYPSQSVDAKINIERKLSLRGVSEGQTIDNPVTLSTSRNFEVSETEYVMRDPKNGAEKILSKIGYGNYTWFPGPEISGEKELFVRVKDTSGRSYTSNSVTVNPIGTPKILLQGIGPNQVITGAVKLKVFSNVSLNSIKYIMINSKTGKEKVVAEGKDYLKEYVYTPVKGDAGTWKIKAKGIYESGKEIETEEVPVTIYLDKIYTALPIIEKNKFIDMASKMAEDSWKKTGMSASLQTAQAILETGWGQSVPVDKYDGQLSYNLFGVKGIGTAGSVTSNTWEEYNGVSYRIDAEFRAYNNVEESWKDHNNLLLTAERYEPFREVMHDSTQGAWALRRAGYATDSQYSMKLIKIIRLYNLQELDKVSI comes from the coding sequence GTGGAAGTAAAAAATAATAAGGTTAATTATCATCTGTTGATTTTATTGGTAATGTTATTCGTATTGGCTTTATGGATGATTATACCCAAAGTTCTTGCCGATAGTTCCGTAAAATTAGTAGTTGACGGTCACAATATCACCGACGTTGTGCCGGTAATAAAGAATGACAGAACTATCGTACCCATCCGTACTGTAGCTGAACAGTTAGGAGCGGAGGTAAAGTGGAATAATGATGATAGGACTGTGCAAATTATAAAGGGAGATCGTTCGGTATTGCTGAGAATTGATAGCAGACTGACACAGTATGAAATTAATAAGGAGAAAATTTATAATTTGAGTGATGTATCTCCTTGTATTATAAAAAATCATACTTACGTACCTCTTCGCTTAATAAGTAATGCATTAAATGTAAAAATTGATTGGAATGATTCAGAGAGGACGATTTACGTTGATTCTTCACAAACGTCTAACATTACCTCATTCTTTGACATGAAAATCTCATCTCTAAAATCCGGACAAGTTATTACTGGTACAACAGATCTCCAAGCAGTATTTCCGACTCTTCAGAAGGGAGCAGCAGAGATAAAATACCTTCTGATTAACCCTGATACTGCAAAGGGATTTATAATCGCTAGAGGAGAAAACTTGACGGATAAATATAAGTGGATGCCAAGTATTCAGGATAATGGAGAAAAAATTCTTGTAGCTGCAATTTATGATGCCAATGGAGAATTTTTGGCCGGGGATTCCATTCCCGTACAAGTAAGTATAGCTCCTCAGGTATCATTAACCGGATTAGTTCAAAACCAGGTAATAACAGAAGACAAAATACAGCTAAATACAGGGTTAAATTTCTCAGCAGCTTATGTTAAATATGAGATAAAAAATAAAGATAAGGGTAAGGTTTATACTTCTCCGGAGTTAGATCCTCAAGGCATATTTAATAAGACTTTAATGGTAGAGGATAACGGAAATGTTTCTGTAAAGGTAACAGCCTATGATATTAACGACAATCCTTACCCCAGCCAGTCCGTTGATGCTAAAATTAATATAGAACGAAAACTATCATTAAGAGGGGTTTCGGAAGGCCAGACAATCGACAATCCTGTTACGCTGTCGACTTCAAGAAATTTTGAAGTAAGTGAAACCGAATATGTGATGAGAGATCCTAAAAACGGGGCAGAAAAAATTTTATCAAAGATTGGCTATGGAAATTATACTTGGTTCCCGGGGCCGGAGATATCAGGAGAGAAAGAGCTCTTTGTCAGAGTTAAAGATACATCGGGACGTTCCTACACAAGTAACAGTGTTACCGTTAATCCGATTGGAACTCCAAAAATCCTTTTACAAGGAATAGGGCCGAATCAAGTTATTACGGGAGCTGTGAAGTTGAAGGTTTTTAGCAATGTTTCCTTGAACAGTATTAAATATATTATGATTAATTCCAAAACTGGGAAAGAAAAAGTTGTTGCCGAGGGCAAGGACTATTTGAAAGAGTATGTTTATACTCCCGTTAAAGGAGATGCCGGAACTTGGAAAATCAAGGCTAAAGGAATATATGAGTCAGGAAAGGAAATTGAAACTGAAGAGGTGCCTGTTACGATTTATTTGGATAAAATTTATACAGCTTTACCGATAATTGAAAAGAATAAATTCATTGATATGGCATCAAAAATGGCTGAAGATTCATGGAAAAAAACAGGGATGTCGGCTTCACTTCAGACTGCTCAAGCTATTCTCGAAACGGGTTGGGGGCAGAGTGTACCTGTGGATAAATATGACGGACAACTTTCTTATAATTTATTCGGAGTAAAAGGTATTGGAACTGCCGGTTCTGTTACATCAAATACATGGGAAGAATATAACGGAGTATCTTATCGTATTGACGCTGAATTCAGAGCTTACAATAATGTAGAGGAAAGTTGGAAGGACCATAATAATTTGTTGCTTACAGCCGAAAGATATGAGCCTTTTAGAGAGGTAATGCATGACAGCACTCAGGGAGCATGGGCTTTAAGAAGAGCAGGGTATGCTACAGATTCTCAATATTCAATGAAACTTATAAAAATTATTCGCCTATATAACCTGCAAGAACTTGACAAAGTAAGTATTTAG
- a CDS encoding C-GCAxxG-C-C family (seleno)protein produces the protein MVKVLEYHKQGYNCAESIIKAFNEEKKLNIPVSIASPFGRGMTVGSTCGAITGVLMALGAIKGREESSDKNESREYTKEIMNKIKEKYGTYECLELKKKGVSCNEIIEYAYNILNEYIKM, from the coding sequence ATGGTGAAAGTATTGGAATACCATAAACAAGGATATAATTGTGCGGAATCTATAATAAAAGCATTTAATGAAGAAAAGAAATTAAATATTCCTGTTTCTATTGCCAGTCCCTTTGGCAGAGGTATGACAGTAGGCAGTACCTGCGGAGCAATTACGGGAGTGCTTATGGCATTAGGGGCAATAAAAGGGAGGGAAGAGTCAAGTGACAAGAATGAATCAAGAGAATATACAAAGGAAATCATGAACAAAATAAAAGAAAAATATGGTACCTATGAATGTTTAGAATTAAAGAAGAAAGGTGTATCCTGCAATGAAATAATAGAATATGCTTACAATATTTTAAATGAATACATTAAAATGTAG
- a CDS encoding ABC transporter ATP-binding protein, with protein sequence MENKKSRRNKTAKRLIGYIAGTYKARFIFVCISILISASAGVIGSLFLQVLIDDYITPMLSQAKPDFTPLFHVILYMVGIYLVGVLCTYLYNFLMATISQGVLKRIRDDMFSHMEMLPVKYFDTHTHGETMSRYTNDTDTLRQMISQSIPMVFSSVVTMIVVFVSMVYISIHLTLFATAFTGLMVLTIFKIGNKSKKYFGQQQKSLGEVNGYVEEMMEGQKVVKVFCHEKKAKEDFDVLNEKLCYSSTQANKLANILMPTMFNLSTLLYILIAILGGIMGIKNVGGLTLGSIAAFLQLSRSFTMPLGQIAQQSNFIIMAFAGAERIFELMDEKPEEDNGYVTLVNAKIEGERIVEVKERTEIWAWKYPHSDGSVTYTRLLGDVRFIDVNFGYTEEETTLHNISLYAAPGQKVAFVGATGAGKTTITNLINRFYDIQEGKIYYDGIDIKKIRKSDLRRSIAMVLQDTHLFTGTIMENIRYGKLDATDEEVYEAAKLANADSFISMLPNGYNTMITDDGGDLSQGQRQLLSIARAAVANPPVLILDEATSSIDTRTEIMVQQGMDALMKGRTVFVIAHRLSTVQNADVIMLIDSGRIIECGNHEELIKAKGRYYQLYTGAFELE encoded by the coding sequence ATGGAAAATAAGAAATCAAGAAGAAACAAAACGGCTAAACGCCTGATTGGTTATATCGCAGGAACATATAAAGCACGATTTATATTTGTATGCATCAGTATTCTCATAAGTGCATCGGCAGGAGTAATAGGCTCTCTATTTCTGCAGGTTTTGATTGATGATTATATTACGCCCATGTTATCACAAGCGAAACCGGATTTTACACCGCTCTTTCATGTAATTTTATATATGGTGGGGATATATCTTGTTGGCGTGCTCTGCACTTATCTGTATAATTTTTTAATGGCGACTATTTCTCAGGGAGTACTTAAAAGAATTCGCGATGACATGTTTTCTCATATGGAGATGCTTCCGGTTAAGTATTTTGACACCCATACTCATGGGGAAACAATGAGCCGCTATACAAATGATACGGATACATTGCGTCAAATGATCAGTCAAAGTATTCCGATGGTTTTTTCATCTGTAGTTACCATGATTGTTGTATTTGTCAGCATGGTGTATATCAGCATTCATTTGACATTGTTTGCGACTGCTTTTACCGGATTGATGGTTCTTACAATATTCAAAATAGGGAATAAAAGTAAGAAATATTTCGGACAGCAACAGAAATCCTTGGGAGAGGTGAACGGTTATGTCGAAGAAATGATGGAAGGGCAAAAAGTTGTTAAAGTTTTTTGCCATGAGAAAAAGGCTAAAGAGGATTTTGATGTTCTTAATGAAAAACTCTGTTATAGTTCGACTCAGGCGAATAAGCTGGCAAATATATTGATGCCGACTATGTTTAACTTAAGCACACTTTTATATATTTTGATTGCCATATTGGGCGGCATAATGGGTATTAAGAATGTGGGAGGGCTGACATTGGGAAGTATAGCAGCCTTTCTGCAGCTCAGCCGTTCTTTTACCATGCCGCTGGGGCAGATTGCTCAGCAGTCTAACTTTATTATTATGGCCTTTGCAGGTGCTGAGAGGATTTTTGAATTAATGGACGAAAAACCGGAAGAAGATAATGGGTATGTTACCCTTGTCAATGCTAAAATTGAAGGAGAAAGAATAGTTGAGGTAAAAGAACGTACAGAAATCTGGGCCTGGAAGTATCCTCATTCTGATGGTAGTGTTACTTATACGAGACTTTTAGGGGACGTTCGTTTTATAGATGTAAATTTTGGCTATACAGAAGAAGAAACCACACTTCATAATATCAGCCTTTATGCAGCACCGGGACAGAAAGTTGCGTTTGTAGGTGCTACTGGAGCAGGTAAAACGACTATCACTAATCTGATTAACCGTTTTTATGATATACAGGAAGGCAAAATCTATTATGATGGCATTGATATCAAAAAAATCAGAAAGAGCGACCTTCGCCGTTCCATTGCCATGGTATTGCAGGATACTCATTTGTTTACAGGTACGATTATGGAAAATATCCGCTATGGTAAGTTGGATGCTACAGATGAGGAAGTATATGAAGCAGCGAAACTTGCGAATGCCGATAGTTTTATATCTATGCTGCCCAATGGCTATAATACCATGATTACAGATGATGGCGGTGATTTGTCTCAGGGGCAACGTCAGCTTCTTTCCATAGCGCGTGCTGCAGTTGCGAATCCGCCGGTGCTTATTTTGGATGAGGCGACCTCAAGCATTGATACCCGTACAGAAATAATGGTACAGCAAGGTATGGATGCCCTTATGAAGGGGCGTACCGTATTTGTCATTGCTCATAGATTATCCACTGTTCAAAATGCTGATGTTATCATGCTGATTGATAGCGGAAGGATTATCGAATGCGGAAACCATGAAGAATTGATAAAAGCAAAGGGCAGATATTATCAACTTTATACCGGAGCCTTTGAATTGGAATGA
- a CDS encoding ABC transporter ATP-binding protein, which translates to MLKRLIKSVREYKRDSILTPIMMTFEVVMDVIIPILMAKIIDNGIEPGDMNYIWKMGSILIIAAAASFLFGVSSGKLAARASAGFAKNLRHDMYYNIQNFSFSNIDKFSTASLITRMTTDVTNVQNAYQMVIRMLARAPMMLILAMIMTFNINVRLGFIFVFVVPILAVGLFGIAIKVHPIFVRVFRRYDNLNTVVEENVRSIRVVKSFVNEDYENEKFHERSTDIYNNFVKAEKMLAFNNPLMQLCIYTCILLISWLGAKMIVSRTMTTGEMMSIFAYTMQILNSLMMISMVFVMIIISRTSANRIVEVLEEESDLRNSNNPIFSVKDGSVEFDHVDFSYIKDENKLCLKDINISINSGEVVGIMGGTGSAKTTLIHLIPRLYDVTGGSVKIGGIDVRDYDMDTLRNEVAVVLQKNVLFSGTIKDNLRWGNEDASDEELIRACEIAQADDFIRSFPEGYDTYIEQGGSNISGGQKQRLCIARALLKEPKILILDDSTSAVDTKTDALIRKALRTEIPNTTKIIIAQRISSVEDADKIIILNDGRIDGIGTSEELLKTNRIYQEIYNSQIKGALYDGK; encoded by the coding sequence ATGTTGAAACGATTGATAAAAAGTGTAAGAGAATATAAAAGAGATTCCATACTTACACCGATAATGATGACCTTTGAAGTGGTTATGGATGTAATCATTCCTATTTTAATGGCAAAAATTATTGATAACGGTATTGAACCTGGGGATATGAACTATATATGGAAAATGGGAAGCATTTTAATTATTGCGGCGGCAGCTTCATTTTTGTTTGGCGTTTCTTCAGGGAAATTGGCTGCAAGGGCATCCGCAGGGTTTGCCAAAAATTTGCGTCATGATATGTATTACAATATTCAAAATTTTTCCTTTTCAAATATCGATAAATTTTCTACGGCCAGCTTGATTACAAGAATGACTACTGATGTAACAAATGTTCAAAATGCCTATCAGATGGTGATTCGTATGCTGGCTCGTGCTCCGATGATGCTCATTCTTGCCATGATTATGACTTTTAATATTAATGTCAGATTAGGATTTATTTTTGTATTTGTTGTTCCTATACTGGCAGTTGGGCTTTTTGGAATTGCAATCAAAGTACATCCGATTTTTGTGAGAGTTTTTCGTAGATATGATAATTTAAATACCGTTGTTGAGGAAAATGTCAGAAGCATCCGCGTCGTAAAATCTTTTGTGAATGAAGATTATGAAAATGAAAAATTTCACGAGCGTTCAACGGATATATATAATAATTTTGTAAAGGCAGAGAAGATGCTGGCATTTAACAACCCACTCATGCAACTTTGTATTTATACTTGTATTTTGCTTATTTCATGGCTGGGTGCAAAAATGATTGTTTCCCGTACAATGACTACAGGAGAAATGATGAGTATTTTTGCATATACTATGCAAATTCTAAATAGTCTTATGATGATATCAATGGTTTTTGTGATGATTATTATATCAAGGACTTCGGCTAATCGTATTGTTGAAGTTCTTGAAGAAGAAAGTGATCTCCGCAACAGTAATAATCCGATATTTAGTGTAAAAGACGGCTCTGTCGAGTTTGATCATGTTGATTTTAGCTATATAAAAGACGAAAATAAGCTTTGCCTTAAAGATATAAATATTAGTATTAATTCTGGAGAAGTTGTTGGTATTATGGGAGGAACCGGGAGTGCCAAGACAACTCTGATCCATTTGATACCAAGGCTTTATGATGTTACCGGAGGTTCGGTTAAAATCGGAGGTATTGATGTTCGGGATTATGATATGGACACATTACGTAACGAGGTTGCTGTGGTGTTGCAAAAGAACGTGCTTTTTTCGGGAACGATTAAAGACAATTTGCGATGGGGAAATGAAGATGCCTCAGATGAAGAACTTATACGTGCTTGCGAAATTGCCCAGGCAGATGATTTTATCCGATCATTTCCTGAGGGTTATGATACTTATATAGAACAAGGAGGCAGTAATATTTCAGGTGGACAGAAACAGCGACTTTGTATTGCAAGAGCGCTGCTTAAAGAACCTAAAATATTGATTCTTGACGATTCTACCAGTGCGGTGGATACTAAAACAGATGCCCTTATACGTAAAGCCTTACGTACAGAGATACCGAATACTACAAAAATTATTATTGCCCAACGTATTTCTTCCGTTGAGGATGCAGACAAAATTATCATATTAAATGATGGCAGAATCGACGGAATCGGAACATCTGAGGAATTGCTGAAGACAAATAGGATTTATCAAGAGATTTATAATTCGCAGATAAAGGGGGCATTATATGATGGAAAATAA
- a CDS encoding MarR family winged helix-turn-helix transcriptional regulator produces MEQHRKIGLAIRILSHQIGRKIEYQISTNISNDVTGLQGHVLGFIREKSKAGDVFQRDVENEFDIRRSTATGMLKLMEKNGLIKREAVSYDARLKRIVLTDKALGLHNQIISVLKSVENQLAAHLTEDEINTFFSVMEKISDNIK; encoded by the coding sequence ATGGAGCAGCATAGGAAAATAGGACTTGCAATTAGAATTCTTTCACATCAGATAGGCCGTAAAATTGAATACCAAATATCTACAAACATTTCTAATGATGTTACAGGATTGCAGGGACACGTACTCGGTTTTATCAGAGAAAAGTCAAAGGCTGGTGACGTCTTTCAAAGAGACGTGGAAAATGAATTTGATATTAGGCGTTCTACAGCTACAGGTATGTTAAAATTAATGGAAAAGAACGGACTTATTAAACGCGAGGCTGTTTCATACGATGCAAGGCTGAAGAGGATTGTTTTAACGGATAAAGCTCTTGGCCTTCATAATCAAATCATAAGTGTGCTAAAGAGTGTTGAAAATCAGCTTGCGGCTCATTTGACAGAGGATGAAATCAACACTTTTTTTTCTGTTATGGAAAAAATTTCAGATAATATTAAATAG
- a CDS encoding ketopantoate reductase family protein, whose translation MRNLYEIFDLWCGVIGSIFAGKLASSGCDVTVLARGKQFNELKKHGVILMRPGAKKQEQVFVKVIDTLTPEDINGQVNYFIGKGFMRIFQTTTFAEYSGKITQRLDVLVQIFRKTRIPAVTTRNMDNWQKNHVAIVTSIGNALYRYDGDNYAFSRSYKDVRLMISGIKEGFSVLNRLGIKTTPTKLNFFKLPTGLLAIIFKVFMGTI comes from the coding sequence TTGAGGAATCTATATGAAATTTTTGATTTATGGTGCGGCGTAATTGGCAGTATCTTTGCCGGAAAACTTGCCTCATCCGGCTGTGATGTCACAGTTTTGGCCCGAGGGAAGCAGTTTAACGAACTAAAAAAACATGGGGTAATTTTAATGCGGCCGGGAGCTAAGAAACAAGAACAGGTATTTGTCAAGGTAATAGATACACTAACACCTGAGGACATAAATGGGCAGGTAAACTACTTCATAGGCAAGGGATTTATGCGTATCTTTCAAACCACAACTTTTGCCGAGTACAGCGGAAAAATAACTCAGCGTTTAGATGTCCTTGTACAAATCTTCCGCAAAACAAGAATTCCGGCCGTCACCACTCGGAACATGGACAATTGGCAAAAAAACCACGTAGCTATAGTCACAAGCATAGGCAATGCCCTCTACAGGTATGACGGAGACAATTATGCCTTTTCCCGCTCCTATAAAGATGTACGGCTTATGATAAGCGGAATCAAAGAAGGTTTTTCCGTATTAAACCGGCTGGGCATTAAAACCACGCCGACAAAGCTGAACTTTTTCAAACTCCCGACCGGGCTGTTGGCAATTATATTTAAAGTATTCATGGGAACAATTTGA
- a CDS encoding toxic anion resistance protein, with the protein MKLQEEGKTKRASAEVELQNIENELKQKLIGLKK; encoded by the coding sequence TTGAAGTTACAGGAAGAAGGAAAAACGAAAAGGGCATCGGCAGAGGTTGAACTTCAGAATATTGAAAATGAATTGAAACAAAAATTAATAGGACTTAAAAAATAA
- a CDS encoding zinc dependent phospholipase C family protein, whose product MPATYAHYIFGEKVLQNLDGEVKELIYNNLPLFHIGLHGPDILFYYKPLSSNPINQMGHRIHEEPACSFFQRAEIIINSCTAPEAGCAYILGFICHFMLDSQCHPYIKKKTEETKLSHGEIETEFDRLLMVENNLNPLSYKPTSHIITKIEYAECISWFFEEINEEKILSSLKSMKRYLNFLVSPGKLKRFFIVKALKLTGNYENMAGLLMNYQPNPACENISMSLKALYSSAIIPTRDLINEFYENIHSSKSLNSCFQRNFV is encoded by the coding sequence TTGCCAGCTACTTATGCTCACTATATTTTTGGAGAAAAAGTATTGCAAAATCTTGACGGAGAAGTAAAAGAGTTGATATATAATAATCTCCCCTTATTCCACATTGGCCTTCACGGACCGGATATATTATTTTATTACAAGCCTTTGAGCTCAAATCCTATTAATCAAATGGGACATCGCATTCACGAAGAGCCGGCATGTTCTTTTTTTCAAAGAGCAGAAATTATTATCAATAGTTGTACTGCCCCGGAAGCAGGTTGCGCCTATATATTAGGCTTTATCTGCCATTTTATGCTGGATAGTCAATGTCATCCCTACATTAAGAAAAAAACAGAAGAAACTAAGTTATCCCATGGGGAAATAGAAACGGAGTTTGATCGTCTATTAATGGTAGAAAATAATTTAAATCCTCTTTCTTATAAACCGACAAGTCATATTATAACAAAAATAGAATATGCGGAGTGCATTTCATGGTTTTTTGAGGAAATAAACGAAGAAAAGATACTGTCTTCTTTGAAATCAATGAAAAGATACTTAAATTTTCTGGTTTCTCCAGGAAAATTAAAAAGGTTTTTTATTGTAAAGGCGTTAAAGCTAACCGGAAATTATGAAAATATGGCAGGACTCCTTATGAATTATCAGCCCAACCCTGCCTGCGAAAATATCAGTATGAGCTTAAAGGCACTATATTCCTCAGCCATAATACCTACACGGGATCTTATAAATGAATTTTATGAAAATATTCATAGTTCAAAGTCATTAAATAGCTGCTTTCAAAGAAATTTTGTATAA
- a CDS encoding MFS transporter has protein sequence MNGFGNKLSNLEKYWILYDVGNSAFILLVSTIIPINFKNIAQTNGIIPSDSTAYWSYAISLSTIIVAILGPVLGTLADTKGYRKTLFAIFMIFGVLGCAALSLPLSWILFLSIFVFAKIGVSGSFIFYDAMLSDITIDERMDHISSLGYAWGYIGSCIPFIISLLLILFADKLSLTTSFATSIAFLLNAVWWLFMSMPLIKNYKQIYYVEVKENPLKNSFRRLYDVLRDIKKQKKIFIFLLAFFFYIDGVYTIIEMATSYGKDVGIDDANLLFALLLTQIVAFPFAILFGKLSKKFKSQNLISTCILGYLAIALFALQLDKPWEFWLLA, from the coding sequence ATGAATGGATTCGGAAATAAACTATCAAATTTAGAGAAATATTGGATTCTCTATGATGTCGGAAATTCTGCTTTTATTCTTTTAGTATCGACTATAATACCGATAAACTTCAAAAACATAGCTCAAACTAATGGAATAATACCTTCTGATTCAACTGCATATTGGAGCTATGCCATATCTCTGAGTACTATTATTGTCGCCATACTTGGACCTGTTTTGGGAACTCTTGCAGATACCAAAGGTTACAGGAAAACACTGTTTGCCATATTTATGATATTTGGCGTTTTAGGATGCGCTGCCTTGTCCCTTCCCCTCTCTTGGATTCTTTTTCTCTCCATTTTTGTTTTTGCAAAAATTGGCGTATCAGGAAGTTTTATTTTCTATGATGCTATGCTCTCCGATATTACAATTGACGAAAGGATGGATCACATTTCTTCTCTCGGATATGCGTGGGGATATATAGGAAGCTGTATACCTTTTATAATAAGTCTGTTACTTATTTTATTTGCCGATAAACTTTCTTTAACCACCTCCTTCGCCACAAGTATCGCTTTCTTGTTAAATGCTGTTTGGTGGCTTTTCATGAGTATGCCCCTTATTAAAAATTATAAGCAGATATATTACGTGGAGGTCAAAGAAAATCCTCTAAAGAACAGCTTCCGCAGACTTTATGATGTATTAAGGGATATAAAAAAACAAAAGAAAATCTTTATATTCTTATTAGCCTTCTTCTTTTATATAGACGGTGTATATACAATTATCGAAATGGCTACATCCTACGGAAAAGATGTGGGTATTGATGATGCAAATCTCTTGTTTGCGTTGCTCTTAACACAGATTGTGGCATTTCCTTTTGCAATTTTATTTGGAAAATTATCTAAAAAATTTAAATCCCAAAATTTAATAAGTACATGTATTTTAGGATATCTGGCAATCGCACTTTTTGCTCTTCAACTTGATAAACCTTGGGAATTTTGGTTGCTGGCCTGA
- the istA gene encoding IS21 family transposase: protein MTDYREIIRLKSLEFSNVAIANSLSCSRNTVSEVIKLAETHSLGWPIPDALTNSDIKHLFYPDRGNNEGRRLPDYEYVYNELAKPGVTLSLLWAEYCAKCETEDTIPYQHTQFNDKYHAYAASKKATLRIKCKPGETMEVDWAGDTIKVYDIANTSDISAYLFVAVLPCSLYGYAEAFPDMKSNHWIEAHMHAYSFFGGVTRILVPDNLKTGVIKNTRTELILNRSYHEMAEHYGTAIIPARPIKPKDKPNAEGTVRVLETWILAALRNRKFFTFEELNKAIHEKLEEFNAKPFQKKKGSRLTAFIEEEKDFLMPLPASPYETAVWSTATIQPDYLITVGNCKYSVPYEFIGKKVDIRTTESSIEVFYHNNRIASHVRRAYSLEPVYMPEHMPENHRKFLEYNTESFLNWGKTIGYSTLIVVKHFLYMHKVEQQGYKSCASLMKLADRYGTERLENACAKALSYTPSPSLKNISTILKNGQDKVALSTVPASASSKESSKYGITRGASYYEGGDRS from the coding sequence ATGACTGATTATCGAGAAATCATCAGACTAAAAAGTCTGGAGTTTAGCAATGTTGCCATTGCCAATAGTTTAAGTTGCTCTCGCAACACGGTTTCTGAAGTGATTAAGCTTGCAGAAACGCATTCTCTGGGATGGCCTATCCCTGACGCACTGACAAACAGTGACATTAAGCATCTGTTTTATCCGGACAGAGGTAACAATGAAGGAAGACGGCTCCCTGACTATGAGTATGTCTACAACGAGCTTGCCAAGCCGGGTGTAACACTTTCTCTTTTGTGGGCAGAATACTGTGCCAAATGTGAGACAGAAGATACGATTCCGTATCAGCACACGCAGTTCAATGACAAGTACCATGCTTATGCCGCATCAAAGAAAGCAACACTCAGAATCAAGTGTAAGCCCGGAGAAACAATGGAAGTGGACTGGGCAGGTGATACCATTAAGGTTTATGATATTGCCAATACCAGTGACATATCGGCATATTTATTTGTTGCCGTACTTCCATGCAGTCTGTACGGATATGCTGAAGCTTTTCCGGATATGAAATCCAATCACTGGATAGAGGCTCATATGCATGCGTACTCATTCTTTGGCGGTGTAACCCGTATTCTTGTTCCGGATAATCTTAAAACAGGTGTTATCAAGAATACGAGGACAGAGCTTATACTCAACCGCTCTTACCATGAAATGGCAGAGCATTATGGAACGGCAATCATCCCTGCCAGACCGATAAAACCGAAAGATAAGCCAAATGCCGAGGGTACTGTAAGGGTACTTGAAACATGGATTCTTGCAGCGCTTCGCAACCGGAAATTTTTCACTTTCGAGGAACTTAATAAAGCCATCCATGAAAAGCTGGAAGAGTTCAATGCAAAACCTTTCCAGAAAAAGAAAGGAAGCCGGTTAACTGCATTTATTGAAGAAGAAAAAGACTTCCTCATGCCATTACCTGCTTCCCCGTATGAAACGGCTGTCTGGTCCACTGCCACCATACAACCCGATTATCTCATAACTGTTGGGAATTGCAAGTATTCTGTTCCATATGAATTTATTGGCAAGAAAGTGGATATTCGTACTACTGAAAGCAGTATTGAAGTCTTCTATCATAACAACCGTATAGCATCGCATGTACGCAGGGCTTACTCACTGGAACCGGTTTATATGCCGGAGCACATGCCGGAAAACCACAGAAAATTTCTGGAATACAACACGGAAAGTTTTCTGAACTGGGGTAAAACAATCGGTTATTCCACCCTCATTGTGGTAAAGCATTTCTTATATATGCATAAAGTGGAACAACAGGGATATAAATCCTGTGCATCACTCATGAAGCTCGCTGACCGTTACGGTACAGAACGCTTGGAGAATGCCTGCGCCAAGGCACTTAGTTATACTCCGAGTCCAAGCCTGAAAAATATCAGTACCATTCTGAAAAATGGTCAGGACAAAGTAGCATTATCAACTGTTCCTGCCAGTGCATCCAGTAAAGAAAGCTCCAAATATGGCATTACCAGAGGTGCCTCTTATTACGAAGGAGGCGACCGTTCATGA